The genomic DNA TGAATCGCCTCGACCGCGGCACCTCCGGCGCCATTGTCCTAGCCAAAAGTCCTACCGCCGCGGGAATTTTCGGCAGGATGGTGAAAGAAGAAGGTTTCGGCAAACTTTATCTGGCGATAGTTCAGGGAACTCCCCCGCCGGCAGGAACTATTGAAATACCCCTCGAAGGAAAGGAATCACGAACCGAGTACCGCGTGCTCTTTCAGGGGAACGGTGCAGCCGTGGCTGCCGTAAACCCGCGAACAGGCAGGATGCACCAGATACGCCAGCACTTCAGGCTCGCGGGCCATCCTGTAATTGGAGACAAGCGGTATGGTGGAAAACCTCTCCATGATTACCCCGGTATCGGTCTTCACTCATTCGTCACTTCTTTTACCCACCCGGTCACCAACACTTTTCACCTTGTTCCCGCTCCTCTCCCTGCAGGAATGTACGGGATCCTGAAGGACCTTTCAGATACGGAAACAACTCGTCTCATACGTGAGCTCCCGCAGCTCATCGGGAAATAAGGAATCAGGCAGGTCCATTCACACACAACTCCCCTTTCCGCTCCGTAACCACTGCCCGCCTCAGCCTCTTCGAAATTTTCAACGGCCTGCATTTGTATTTTCAATGGCATTCGGTATAATGATCAACGTTAATAATAATTAATTATTTTGCGCACGTGCAGCTGACCGCTGGCCTTACCTGCCGGGGAAAAGCTTGCAGCAAAAGGAGTAAGTACCCCTATGTGCGGAATTGCCGGCATTTTCAATCTGGAGGCGCAGCTCCCCCCCGGTCTTGATCAAATAACGGCTATGGCTTCGATCTTCCGTTATAGAGGACCTAACGAATCTGGAGCCTATCTCGACGATGACGTAGCACTCGGGCATGTCCGCCTGAGCATAATCGGCATCGATGGCGGGATTCAGCCAATCTGCAACGAAACTGAAACTCTGTGGATAGTGTACAACGGTGAGGCCTTCAACTACCTCGAACTGAAAGATCAGCTGCTGGCGCGGGGGCATCGCTTCACGACCGAGACCGACACCGAAGTCGTTCTACACCTTTATGAGGAGTACGGTCCGCGCTGCCTCGACATGATAAATGGGCAGTTTGCACTGGCGATCTGGGATTCGACACGGCGCGAACTCTTCCTGGCACGGGACCGGGTAGGCATCCGACCCCTCTATTATACCTGTTCTAAAGGACGGCTCCTTTTCGCCTCGGAGATCAAGTCGATTTTGACCGTAGATGGAACCAGGCAGCTGGACATGCAGGGGCTCGCCCAGGTTTTCACCTTCTGGACCACCCTTCCCGGCAAAACCGTCTTCGAAGGTATCCATGAACTCCCCCCGGGACATTTCATGGGGGCAAGGGATGGAAAGCTTTCGACCGAGCGGTTCTGGAGCATTCCATTCCATTCCTCTCCCACCGCGATGACACGGGAAAAAGCAGCGGAAGAGTTGCGAGAGCTTCTCACTGACGCGGTACGCCTGCGGCTGCGGGCTGATGTACCGGTCGGCTCCTACCTGAGCGGCGGCCTCGACTCGTCCATCA from Geobacter sp. DSM 9736 includes the following:
- a CDS encoding RluA family pseudouridine synthase is translated as MIIYDITETDHCRRVESLLQNILPAAPLSYLRKIIRSGHVTVNDTATNADFIVQLGDRIGLKETGRTRKLLAPQRPRLDILFEDDWIVVIDKEPGIAVHRAAEVDHHNLVELGELMLGSREVLPMRIKLRPVNRLDRGTSGAIVLAKSPTAAGIFGRMVKEEGFGKLYLAIVQGTPPPAGTIEIPLEGKESRTEYRVLFQGNGAAVAAVNPRTGRMHQIRQHFRLAGHPVIGDKRYGGKPLHDYPGIGLHSFVTSFTHPVTNTFHLVPAPLPAGMYGILKDLSDTETTRLIRELPQLIGK